One Enterococcus silesiacus genomic window carries:
- a CDS encoding SAM-dependent methyltransferase — MAYETFAFVYDEVMDDSLYDQWLEFSKRHLPEGKMDVLEMACGTGALAVNFAKAGFTVTALDLSEEMLMMASKRAAEEEVYVQFVQGNMMDLSEMGQYHAITCFSDSLCYMANRQEVQQVFDDVYQALEEEGVFIFDVHSIYQVDKVFPEYSYHYQTEEFAFLWDSYPGEKDHSIEHFLTFFVKEHGNDEVFIRQDELHQERTYTMENYLMMLESAGFMDVTVYADFTDDAPTEESKRWFFVCKK, encoded by the coding sequence ATGGCTTATGAAACATTTGCTTTTGTTTACGATGAAGTAATGGATGATAGTCTCTATGATCAGTGGCTGGAGTTTTCTAAGCGTCACTTACCAGAAGGTAAAATGGATGTTTTAGAAATGGCTTGTGGTACTGGGGCTTTAGCTGTGAATTTTGCTAAAGCTGGCTTCACTGTTACGGCCCTAGATTTGTCAGAAGAAATGTTGATGATGGCCAGTAAACGAGCAGCGGAAGAAGAGGTCTACGTTCAATTTGTCCAAGGGAATATGATGGATTTATCTGAAATGGGTCAGTACCATGCCATTACTTGTTTTTCTGATTCACTTTGTTACATGGCAAATCGTCAAGAAGTCCAACAAGTGTTTGATGATGTCTATCAGGCTTTGGAAGAAGAGGGTGTCTTTATCTTTGATGTCCATTCTATCTATCAAGTGGATAAGGTGTTTCCAGAGTATAGTTATCATTACCAAACAGAAGAATTTGCCTTTTTGTGGGATAGCTATCCTGGAGAAAAAGATCATAGTATTGAACATTTTCTAACGTTTTTTGTGAAAGAGCATGGAAATGACGAAGTGTTCATTCGACAAGATGAACTGCATCAAGAACGTACCTATACAATGGAAAACTACTTGATGATGCTGGAAAGTGCTGGTTTTATGGACGTTACAGTCTATGCTGATTTTACCGATGACGCACCAACAGAAGAAAGCAAACGCTGGTTTTTTGTTTGTAAAAAATAA
- a CDS encoding ribosomal silencing factor RsfS, giving the protein MLEIAVKAADSKRAEEIVALDVHEISLLADYFMICQATSERQINAIVEEIIEKEEEANVEVKRIEGKDGGKWVLIDLGDIIVHVFQSAERGFYNLEKLWSDAPMVDLHAWVE; this is encoded by the coding sequence ATTTTAGAAATCGCTGTAAAAGCAGCTGATTCAAAAAGAGCAGAGGAAATTGTCGCTTTAGATGTGCATGAAATTTCACTTTTAGCAGATTACTTTATGATTTGCCAAGCAACAAGTGAACGTCAAATCAATGCCATTGTGGAAGAAATTATTGAAAAAGAAGAAGAAGCAAACGTAGAAGTGAAACGAATTGAAGGAAAAGATGGCGGCAAGTGGGTACTGATCGATTTAGGCGATATCATTGTTCATGTATTCCAATCAGCAGAGCGCGGCTTTTATAACTTAGAGAAGCTTTGGTCGGATGCGCCAATGGTCGATCTTCACGCTTGGGTCGAGTAA
- a CDS encoding HAD family hydrolase, translating into MDFSGKYTTFKREELMQEVQMHMSERRFQHVLGVEEMAVALAAKYGVSEEKASIAALTHDYAKERPDEEFELIIKRDGYDQDLLNYGNPIWHGLVGASMVQRELGIDDEEILEAIRLHTTGAAKMSLLDKIIYVADYIEPGRNFPGVKEARKLALVDLDEAVAYETKHTLLHLIEQEHKIYPKTIETYNYWVVRKAD; encoded by the coding sequence ATGGATTTTAGCGGAAAATATACGACGTTTAAACGCGAAGAATTGATGCAGGAAGTTCAGATGCATATGAGTGAACGGCGCTTTCAACATGTTTTAGGTGTGGAAGAAATGGCTGTAGCTTTAGCGGCTAAATACGGTGTTTCTGAAGAAAAGGCAAGTATTGCAGCATTGACTCACGATTACGCCAAAGAACGTCCTGATGAAGAGTTTGAATTGATTATCAAACGAGACGGCTATGATCAGGATTTGCTGAATTATGGCAATCCAATTTGGCACGGACTTGTTGGCGCCAGTATGGTTCAAAGGGAACTAGGTATAGATGACGAAGAGATTTTAGAAGCGATTCGTCTACATACGACAGGTGCCGCTAAAATGAGCTTATTAGATAAAATCATTTATGTTGCTGATTATATCGAACCAGGCCGAAATTTTCCTGGCGTAAAAGAAGCACGGAAATTGGCTTTAGTTGATTTAGATGAAGCTGTTGCATATGAAACAAAACATACATTGCTGCATCTTATTGAACAAGAACATAAAATTTATCCCAAAACAATTGAAACATATAATTATTGGGTAGTAAGAAAAGCTGATTGA
- the nadD gene encoding nicotinate-nicotinamide nucleotide adenylyltransferase (transfers an adenyl group from ATP to NaMN to form nicotinic acid adenine dinucleotide (NaAD) which is then converted to the ubiquitous compound NAD by NAD synthetase; essential enzyme in bacteria) produces MGTNTNAALKAEVVVEEAELFQKRKQVGILGGNFNPVHLAHLVMADQVQQQLGLDKVYLMPTYLPPHVDEKKTIDSKHRLAMLELAIADNHNLAVEPIELFRKGKSYTYDTMKALTQNNPDTDYYFIIGGDMVEYLPKWYKIDELLTLTNFVGIRRPHYGTVTPYPIIWVDVPQMDISSTLIREKIKNGCSTRYLLPDSVIHYIEEKELYVDGF; encoded by the coding sequence ATGGGGACAAATACGAATGCAGCATTAAAAGCAGAAGTAGTTGTGGAAGAAGCAGAGCTTTTTCAAAAGCGTAAACAGGTAGGAATTTTAGGCGGGAATTTTAATCCGGTTCATTTGGCTCATTTAGTGATGGCTGACCAAGTGCAACAACAGCTTGGGTTGGACAAAGTCTATTTGATGCCTACTTATTTACCGCCTCATGTAGATGAAAAAAAGACGATCGATAGTAAACACCGGTTAGCAATGTTGGAACTTGCGATTGCTGACAATCATAATTTAGCGGTTGAGCCCATTGAGTTGTTCCGTAAGGGAAAAAGTTATACCTATGACACGATGAAGGCTTTAACACAAAACAATCCAGATACAGATTACTATTTTATCATTGGCGGAGACATGGTAGAATATTTACCAAAGTGGTATAAAATCGATGAATTGTTGACATTGACTAATTTTGTAGGAATTCGTCGTCCGCATTACGGAACTGTTACACCGTATCCAATTATTTGGGTGGATGTGCCTCAAATGGATATTAGCTCAACACTGATTCGAGAAAAAATCAAAAATGGTTGTTCTACGCGCTACTTATTGCCTGATAGTGTGATACACTATATAGAAGAGAAGGAGCTGTATGTAGATGGATTTTAG
- a CDS encoding RNA-binding protein, whose amino-acid sequence MDLRGKQKRFLRSQAHHLQPIFQIGKGGLNSAMVVQINEALEKRELIKVTLLQNTDEIAEDVAQALKADIHCDIVQIIGRVLVLFKPSSNEKYQKISKEVKAI is encoded by the coding sequence GTGGATTTAAGAGGAAAACAAAAGCGTTTTTTACGTAGTCAAGCGCACCATTTACAACCGATTTTTCAAATTGGTAAGGGCGGCTTGAATTCTGCGATGGTGGTACAGATCAACGAAGCATTGGAAAAACGTGAATTGATCAAAGTCACATTGCTACAAAATACCGATGAGATTGCTGAAGATGTAGCACAAGCGTTAAAAGCAGATATTCATTGTGATATCGTCCAAATCATCGGCCGTGTATTAGTTTTATTTAAACCATCATCTAACGAAAAATATCAAAAAATCTCTAAAGAAGTTAAAGCAATTTAA
- a CDS encoding ribosome biogenesis GTPase YqeH (in Bacillus subtilis this enzyme appears to be involved in 30S ribosomal RNA subunit biogenesis) yields the protein MSEQEAIHCIGCGAIIQTEHPNELGYTPKAAFEKGMETGEVYCQRCFRLRHYNDIQDVHLTDDDFLRLLNELGKEDALIVNVVDIFDFNGSLIPGLHRFIGDNPVLMVGNKVDILPKSLKKPKMIQWMRERAHEEGLRPVDVLLTSAKKPQEMENLLETIEKYRDGKDVYVVGVTNVGKSTLINQIIKQTAGVQDVITTSQFPGTTLDKIEIPLDDGHFLIDTPGIIHRHQMAHYLGKKDLKIIAPQKEIKPKVYQLNAEQTLFLGGLARFDFVQGERSSFIAYVSNDLSIHRTKSATADAFYEKHVGGLLQPPRPDEVAEFPELVRFEFSIKEKTDIVFAGLGWITVTEPCVVAGWAPKGVDVLRRKALI from the coding sequence ATGAGCGAGCAAGAAGCGATTCATTGCATCGGTTGCGGTGCAATCATTCAAACAGAGCACCCAAATGAATTGGGCTATACGCCAAAGGCTGCTTTTGAGAAAGGGATGGAGACAGGGGAAGTTTATTGCCAACGCTGTTTTCGTTTAAGACATTACAATGACATTCAGGATGTTCATTTGACAGACGATGATTTTTTACGGTTATTAAATGAACTGGGTAAAGAAGACGCGTTGATCGTGAATGTTGTCGATATTTTTGATTTTAATGGTTCATTGATTCCAGGACTGCACCGTTTTATTGGGGATAATCCAGTATTGATGGTAGGAAATAAAGTCGATATTCTCCCAAAATCATTAAAGAAACCCAAAATGATCCAATGGATGAGAGAGCGTGCGCATGAAGAAGGCTTACGTCCTGTTGATGTTTTACTGACTAGTGCGAAGAAACCTCAAGAAATGGAAAACTTGCTTGAAACGATCGAAAAATATCGTGATGGTAAGGATGTTTATGTGGTTGGGGTAACAAATGTTGGAAAATCAACATTGATCAATCAAATCATTAAGCAGACTGCTGGTGTTCAAGATGTTATCACAACGTCGCAATTTCCAGGAACGACATTAGATAAAATTGAAATTCCTTTGGATGACGGACATTTCTTGATTGACACACCAGGGATCATTCATCGTCATCAAATGGCGCATTATCTAGGTAAAAAAGATTTAAAAATCATTGCACCGCAAAAAGAAATCAAACCAAAAGTATATCAGTTGAATGCTGAACAAACCTTATTTTTAGGTGGCTTAGCTCGATTTGATTTTGTTCAAGGGGAACGTAGTTCATTTATTGCCTATGTATCAAATGACTTATCAATTCACCGTACTAAATCAGCTACCGCAGATGCTTTTTATGAAAAACATGTGGGTGGATTATTACAACCGCCACGTCCAGATGAAGTCGCAGAATTTCCTGAGTTGGTTCGTTTTGAGTTTTCGATCAAAGAAAAAACAGATATCGTATTTGCTGGACTTGGCTGGATCACGGTAACAGAACCATGTGTCGTTGCTGGTTGGGCACCTAAAGGCGTGGATGTTTTAAGAAGAAAAGCATTGATTTAA
- a CDS encoding HAD family hydrolase produces the protein MFSKFKPTWMVDAIYKITPNQLKKLGIKAVLTDLDNTLIAWDNPDGTEELLTWILEMKNAGIPVVVVSNNKSSRIKRAVEKFDLEYVSRALKPSTRGFREAEKKLKMKPEELVMVGDQIMTDIRGANAAGIRNILVRPIVDTDGWNTRINRFFERKIMKHLGKKHPDMIWKGGLE, from the coding sequence ATGTTTTCAAAATTTAAACCAACTTGGATGGTCGATGCGATTTATAAAATCACACCGAACCAATTAAAAAAATTAGGGATCAAAGCCGTGTTGACCGATTTGGACAATACCTTGATTGCTTGGGATAATCCAGACGGGACCGAAGAATTACTGACATGGATTCTGGAAATGAAAAATGCCGGGATTCCAGTTGTGGTCGTTTCAAATAATAAATCCAGCCGCATAAAACGCGCAGTAGAAAAATTTGATCTAGAATATGTATCTAGAGCCTTGAAACCTTCGACAAGAGGATTCCGAGAAGCAGAGAAAAAATTAAAAATGAAACCAGAAGAGTTAGTGATGGTCGGCGATCAGATCATGACTGATATTCGAGGGGCAAATGCTGCAGGAATTAGAAATATTTTAGTTCGTCCGATTGTTGACACGGATGGATGGAATACAAGAATCAATCGATTTTTTGAACGAAAAATCATGAAACATTTAGGGAAGAAACATCCAGATATGATATGGAAAGGCGGACTAGAATGA